The Nitrospinota bacterium region CAAAGTCCAATCCCTGAAACAAGAAGGCAAAAAAATTGTCCAGAGCCATGGCGTATACGACTTGATCCATCCGGGGATCATCAAACACCTCCAATCCGCCAAACAACAGGGCGATATTCTCATCGTAACAGTGATTAAGGATAGGGATATACGTCGAGGCCCAGGCCGACCTATTTTTAATGAACAATTGCGAATGGAAAATGTTGCGGCCCTGGGCCTGGTCGACTTTGTCTGCCTGGTAGACGATGAGACCCCCTTTGAATGTGTCAGTAGGATCAAGCCTGATGTGTTTGCCAAAGGTCAGGCTCATAAAGAACGCGACCAAAAAATTCATGAGAGGATCTTCGAGGAGGAAAGAGAATTTTACTTCGGCAAGAGCAAAGTCTTCGAGACGGATGGATTTTCTTTCAGTTCATCCCAAATCATCAAAGAACTACTGTCCTTTTACCCGGAAGGAACTAAGGAATTTTTAAAGTCGTTTTCCCATAAATATGGCTTTGACGAAATCGCCGAAAACCTGAAAGCGCTGAAGGATCTTAAAGTACTGGTCATCGGAGATGGCATTATAGACGAATATCACTACTGCCAGCCCCTTGGAAAATCAGCAAAAACCAACCTTGTGGTGAATCAATACCTGGACCATGAGGTTTTTGCAGGCGGGGCCTTTGCTATCGCCAATCATGTGGCCGGAATCTGCGATGAAGTCACACTGATTTCTCTTCTGGGGAAAGAAAACTCCAGGGAAGATTTTATTGCGAAAAACATGAAGCCTAATGTTAAGACCCAGTTCTTCCTAAGAGACGATGCCCCGACCATTGTCAAGAAGCGGTACGTGCATCAATACCTTAATCAAAAGCTATTTGAGATCAATTATATTAACGACCGTTTCGTAAGCAACGAAATGGAAAACGAAATTATTCGATACATGGAAAACATCATCCCCGAATTCGATGTCGTGTTGGTTTCGGATTTTGGTCATGGTTTCATCAGTAACCGGATTTATAACTGCATCGAGAACATTTCAAAGGTGCTGGCAATCAACACACAGACCAACGCTGCAAATGCGGGCTACAATTTAATCACCAAATACCGGAACCCTCATTACGTCTGCCTGGATGAGCCGGAAATCCGGCTAGCCGCCCAGGAAAAGTTCGAA contains the following coding sequences:
- a CDS encoding PfkB family carbohydrate kinase; translation: MKNFGKDRCLHWDMLLDKVQSLKQEGKKIVQSHGVYDLIHPGIIKHLQSAKQQGDILIVTVIKDRDIRRGPGRPIFNEQLRMENVAALGLVDFVCLVDDETPFECVSRIKPDVFAKGQAHKERDQKIHERIFEEEREFYFGKSKVFETDGFSFSSSQIIKELLSFYPEGTKEFLKSFSHKYGFDEIAENLKALKDLKVLVIGDGIIDEYHYCQPLGKSAKTNLVVNQYLDHEVFAGGAFAIANHVAGICDEVTLISLLGKENSREDFIAKNMKPNVKTQFFLRDDAPTIVKKRYVHQYLNQKLFEINYINDRFVSNEMENEIIRYMENIIPEFDVVLVSDFGHGFISNRIYNCIENISKVLAINTQTNAANAGYNLITKYRNPHYVCLDEPEIRLAAQEKFEDIESVARQMRKKINTKYLMVTQGKRGSIGINSDNAINRTPIFSTKVIDTVGAGDAFFAYTAPCFARGLPLDMVSFIGNAVGALAVQIVGNKNSVEKADLLAFIHSLLK